The proteins below are encoded in one region of Streptomyces ficellus:
- a CDS encoding ABC transporter ATP-binding protein, with amino-acid sequence MKPLLTASGLHITFPARRGAPPARAVDGVDLDIGAGEIVALVGESGCGKTTLARSLLGLVRPTSGSVTFGGAPLSYRSGALKAYRRRVQLVLQDPSGSLNPRHTVYDAVAEGLRIHGSPGDERTAVASALARAGLRPPERFFLRYPHELSGGQRQRVVIAGALVLEPELIVADEPVASLDASVRGEILALLLRLRDELGLSALVVTHDLGLAWNIADRVAVMYLGRIVETGTVEEVLSAPRHPYTQALLSVLPESPVPPVVLAGEPPDPSRVPPGCRFHARCQVLASGEADRAGLASACRTRDLPVLDGRGRAAACHVHGTP; translated from the coding sequence GTGAAGCCCCTCCTCACCGCCTCCGGCCTGCACATCACCTTCCCCGCCCGGCGCGGCGCCCCGCCCGCCCGTGCCGTGGACGGGGTCGACCTCGACATCGGCGCCGGGGAGATCGTCGCACTCGTCGGCGAGTCCGGCTGCGGCAAGACGACCCTGGCCCGCTCCCTGCTGGGCCTGGTCCGCCCCACGTCCGGCTCGGTGACGTTCGGCGGCGCGCCCCTCTCGTACCGGAGCGGCGCCCTCAAGGCGTACCGCCGGCGCGTGCAGCTCGTCCTCCAGGACCCGAGCGGCTCGCTCAACCCGCGGCACACCGTGTACGACGCGGTCGCCGAGGGCCTGCGGATCCACGGCTCGCCGGGCGACGAACGCACGGCCGTCGCGTCCGCCCTCGCCCGCGCCGGCCTGCGGCCCCCGGAACGCTTCTTCCTGCGCTACCCGCACGAACTGTCCGGCGGCCAGCGGCAGCGGGTCGTCATCGCCGGCGCGCTGGTCCTCGAACCCGAACTCATCGTCGCGGACGAGCCGGTGGCGTCCCTCGACGCCTCGGTACGCGGCGAGATCCTCGCCCTCCTGCTCCGGCTGCGCGACGAGCTGGGCCTGTCCGCGCTGGTCGTGACGCACGACCTGGGCCTGGCGTGGAACATCGCCGACCGGGTGGCGGTGATGTACCTGGGCCGGATCGTCGAGACCGGCACGGTCGAGGAGGTCCTGTCGGCCCCCCGCCACCCGTACACCCAGGCGCTCCTCTCGGTCCTCCCCGAGTCGCCCGTCCCACCCGTCGTCCTCGCGGGCGAGCCCCCGGACCCGTCCCGCGTCCCGCCGGGCTGCCGCTTCCACGCGCGCTGCCAGGTCCTGGCGTCGGGCGAGGCGGACCGCGCGGGCCTCGCCTCGGCGTGTCGTACGCGGGACCTCCCGGTCCTCGACGGCCGCGGCCGCGCGGCGGCGTGCCACGTCCACGGCACGCCCTGA
- the rbfA gene encoding 30S ribosome-binding factor RbfA, with product MADNARARKLADRIQVVVAETLDRRIKDPRLGFVTITDARVTGDLREATVFYTVYGDEEERAASAAALESAKGILRSEVGKQTGVRFTPTLTFVPDALPDNARTIEDLLHKARAKDEEVREVSTGKTYAGEADPYRKPEDESEDEDGHGREGEASE from the coding sequence GTGGCCGACAACGCGCGGGCCCGCAAGCTGGCCGATCGCATCCAGGTCGTGGTCGCGGAGACCCTGGACCGGCGTATCAAGGATCCGCGACTGGGCTTCGTGACCATCACGGACGCCCGCGTCACCGGCGACCTGCGGGAGGCCACGGTCTTCTACACGGTCTACGGCGACGAGGAGGAGCGGGCCGCCTCGGCGGCGGCCCTGGAGTCCGCCAAGGGCATCCTGCGCTCCGAGGTGGGCAAGCAGACCGGTGTCCGCTTCACGCCCACCCTGACCTTCGTGCCGGACGCCCTCCCGGACAACGCCCGCACCATCGAGGACCTGCTCCACAAGGCCCGGGCCAAGGACGAGGAAGTGCGCGAGGTGTCGACCGGCAAGACCTACGCCGGCGAGGCGGACCCGTACCGCAAGCCGGAGGACGAGTCCGAGGACGAGGACGGGCACGGGCGCGAGGGCGAAGCCTCGGAATGA
- a CDS encoding S1 family peptidase yields MERGERATLVRISDPAGRTRGAGFVADHEGTVVTSHEAVDGLVRVVVRAPGDERGFVAEGDAIVPLPEADLALIRTEGLAVEPLPVAGRGRVEEGTYVRIAARGWREARVLGTARVTYTAADRFHLLGDALELAIGTEGREALRLGGEAAGGPVLDAETGTVLGVLGTALHAGHRAAGLAVPLARIAAATPDGPLAALLRRNAATVPAYGDDLNLAGALHLTATTGTPPGGPGACPEPVERRAVTRELDTFAGSDAVAFALVGDPGSGRTTELRALAHRRARDEAPAPTLRLRGADLRADDTSLADAVTRALRQAGRIVACSGAPGDMGTATPARVARLARDWGRPLFVLLDSPEEMPPLLAHRLAEWTTGTVAWLRAHHVRLVVACRPEHWEQAGALYPAGALYRPGRPAWRLPDALRIGDLSGREARRVREHHGLPVDALAADDARHPLALRLLADVRDALPGGEPGGEPGGEPGDEPGGVPGRSGRHEVFAAHLDLTCLRIAVRVAAASRPPLRGTAVRRLAARAAGRVHEAARRCLGPGQGELDREAFEELFPWATGWAAAVLTEGLLVPAGGGYRFAHEEVGDWIQGAHLDLDAALDALVHRDAPQALPVPRHRMGPVLQALLLLDRVHGPAALATRLEGLVDALDRPADADAAWWASRLLAETLLRLPDVRPCLGVLRLLAERLTTAAGHGGGLAESGPGFEEFGPWFWERLRLGEDDRVDLLRRLVPADGPPGTRDQPRYLDAVAVRLAVDPRGVQPLLCRWFTDERPLPAQPGAQVRPTVAGAAQALLYTHRDLAVDDLCEALVTTAHPRADELLATLAEDEPAALCRAVDRWAHDDTRPGRRVAAAAYGRVAAAHATTDTDRELLRYAALALLARPGDQALHGTALGLLVTDRHSRGHHLRQALAAFRAGDPGLPPSTLAAALTTHPEPVLAAFRARLLAGGPDAGAVLEELAAVRTPALARRAAALVRAYVHHHPDGAAHAAHYVDRRLEQGPSARAVLFPLVSDLLRGCPVEVRGALAPVLAAPGTRASRPLRDELLDVLLEYEQYERRDLAVLDALLRAAALGAGRRPEARTRELVHRTGLLLVRTPEGATCFDRRLVELAREAPGFAELVAGWLRQAPADWAFVVGPSARRTVENLGGPDHPPVRPPAHPSVHPPVHPMPMRAGSLGHGSLRPA; encoded by the coding sequence ATGGAACGCGGGGAACGGGCGACGCTGGTGCGGATCTCTGATCCGGCGGGCCGGACCCGCGGGGCCGGCTTCGTCGCCGATCACGAGGGCACGGTCGTCACCAGCCACGAAGCCGTGGACGGGCTCGTACGGGTCGTGGTGCGCGCACCGGGCGACGAGCGGGGCTTCGTGGCCGAGGGCGACGCGATCGTCCCGCTGCCCGAGGCCGACCTGGCGCTCATCCGCACCGAGGGGCTCGCCGTCGAACCGCTGCCGGTCGCCGGCCGGGGGCGGGTCGAGGAGGGGACGTACGTACGGATCGCCGCCCGGGGCTGGCGCGAGGCGCGGGTGCTCGGCACCGCGCGGGTGACCTACACGGCGGCCGACCGGTTCCACCTCCTCGGTGACGCGCTGGAGCTCGCCATCGGCACCGAGGGGCGCGAGGCGCTCAGGCTCGGCGGAGAAGCCGCGGGCGGGCCCGTGCTGGACGCCGAGACCGGCACGGTGCTCGGCGTGCTCGGCACCGCGCTGCACGCCGGGCACCGGGCCGCCGGGCTCGCCGTACCGCTCGCGCGGATCGCCGCCGCCACGCCCGACGGGCCGCTCGCCGCGCTGCTGCGCCGCAACGCCGCCACCGTCCCCGCGTACGGCGACGACCTGAACCTCGCCGGCGCGCTCCACCTCACCGCCACCACCGGCACGCCCCCGGGCGGACCCGGCGCCTGCCCCGAACCGGTCGAACGGCGCGCCGTCACCCGGGAACTCGACACGTTCGCCGGGTCGGACGCCGTGGCGTTCGCCCTCGTCGGCGACCCCGGCAGCGGCCGCACCACCGAACTGCGCGCCCTCGCCCACCGCCGCGCCCGCGACGAGGCACCCGCCCCCACCCTCCGGCTGCGCGGCGCCGACCTGCGCGCCGACGACACCTCCCTCGCCGACGCGGTCACACGGGCCCTGCGGCAGGCCGGCCGGATCGTCGCCTGCTCCGGCGCGCCCGGCGACATGGGCACCGCCACACCCGCACGGGTGGCACGCCTCGCCCGCGACTGGGGCCGCCCCCTGTTCGTCCTCCTCGACTCCCCGGAGGAGATGCCGCCCCTCCTGGCGCACCGGCTCGCCGAATGGACCACCGGGACCGTCGCCTGGCTCCGCGCCCACCACGTCCGGCTCGTCGTCGCCTGCCGCCCCGAACACTGGGAACAGGCCGGCGCCCTCTACCCCGCCGGGGCTCTGTACCGGCCCGGGCGCCCCGCGTGGCGGCTCCCCGACGCGCTGCGCATCGGCGACCTGTCCGGGCGTGAGGCCCGGAGGGTGCGCGAACACCACGGACTGCCCGTCGACGCCCTCGCCGCCGACGACGCCCGGCACCCCCTGGCGCTGCGGCTCCTCGCCGACGTACGCGACGCCCTGCCCGGCGGCGAACCCGGCGGCGAACCCGGCGGCGAACCCGGCGACGAACCAGGCGGCGTACCCGGGCGGTCCGGGCGGCACGAGGTGTTCGCCGCCCACCTCGACCTGACCTGCCTGCGGATCGCCGTCCGCGTCGCCGCCGCGTCCCGGCCCCCGCTGCGCGGCACCGCGGTACGGCGGCTCGCCGCCCGGGCCGCGGGCCGCGTCCACGAGGCCGCCCGCCGCTGCCTCGGGCCCGGCCAGGGGGAGCTCGACCGGGAGGCCTTCGAGGAACTGTTCCCCTGGGCGACCGGATGGGCCGCCGCCGTCCTCACGGAGGGCCTCCTCGTCCCGGCCGGCGGCGGCTACCGCTTCGCCCACGAAGAGGTCGGCGACTGGATCCAGGGCGCCCACCTGGACCTCGACGCGGCACTCGACGCACTCGTCCACCGCGACGCCCCGCAGGCCCTGCCCGTCCCGCGCCACCGGATGGGCCCCGTCCTCCAGGCACTGCTGCTCCTCGACCGCGTCCACGGACCCGCCGCCCTGGCCACCCGCCTGGAGGGCCTGGTCGACGCCCTCGACCGGCCCGCTGACGCCGACGCCGCCTGGTGGGCGAGCCGGCTCCTCGCCGAAACCCTCCTCAGACTCCCCGACGTACGGCCCTGTCTGGGCGTGCTGCGACTCCTCGCGGAACGCCTCACCACCGCGGCGGGCCACGGCGGGGGCCTCGCGGAGTCCGGGCCTGGATTCGAGGAGTTCGGGCCCTGGTTCTGGGAACGGCTCCGGCTCGGCGAGGACGACCGCGTCGACCTGCTGCGGCGCCTCGTACCCGCCGACGGGCCGCCCGGCACACGCGACCAGCCCCGCTATCTTGACGCCGTCGCCGTACGCCTCGCCGTCGACCCCCGCGGCGTACAACCCCTGCTGTGCCGCTGGTTCACCGACGAGCGGCCGCTGCCCGCACAACCCGGCGCCCAGGTGCGGCCGACCGTCGCCGGCGCCGCGCAGGCCCTGCTCTACACCCACCGCGACCTGGCCGTCGACGACCTGTGCGAGGCGCTCGTCACCACCGCCCACCCCCGCGCCGACGAACTGCTCGCCACCCTCGCCGAGGACGAGCCCGCCGCGCTGTGCCGGGCCGTCGACCGGTGGGCCCACGACGACACCCGGCCCGGCCGCCGCGTCGCCGCCGCCGCGTACGGCAGGGTGGCCGCCGCCCACGCCACCACCGACACCGACCGCGAGCTGCTCCGGTACGCCGCACTCGCCCTCCTCGCCCGCCCCGGCGACCAAGCCCTGCACGGCACGGCCCTCGGCCTCCTGGTGACCGACCGGCACAGCCGCGGCCACCACCTCCGCCAGGCCCTGGCCGCCTTCCGGGCCGGCGACCCCGGGCTGCCCCCGAGCACCCTCGCCGCCGCCCTCACCACCCACCCCGAGCCGGTCCTCGCCGCCTTCCGCGCCCGGCTCCTGGCCGGCGGGCCGGACGCCGGCGCCGTACTGGAGGAACTCGCCGCCGTCCGCACACCCGCCCTCGCCCGCCGCGCCGCCGCGCTCGTCCGCGCCTACGTCCACCACCACCCCGACGGCGCCGCCCACGCCGCCCACTACGTCGACCGGCGCCTCGAGCAGGGCCCCTCCGCCCGCGCCGTGCTCTTCCCGCTCGTCAGCGACCTGCTGCGGGGCTGCCCCGTGGAGGTCCGCGGCGCACTCGCCCCCGTCCTCGCGGCACCCGGCACCCGCGCGTCGCGCCCCCTGCGGGACGAGCTCCTCGACGTACTCCTGGAGTACGAGCAGTACGAGCGCCGCGACCTCGCCGTGCTCGACGCGCTGCTGCGGGCGGCCGCCCTCGGCGCCGGGCGGCGGCCCGAGGCACGCACCCGTGAGCTCGTCCACCGCACCGGGCTGCTCCTCGTCCGCACCCCCGAGGGCGCGACCTGCTTCGACCGGCGGCTCGTCGAGCTCGCCCGCGAGGCGCCCGGATTCGCGGAACTGGTCGCCGGATGGCTGCGGCAGGCCCCCGCGGACTGGGCCTTCGTGGTCGGCCCCAGCGCCCGCCGCACCGTCGAGAACCTGGGCGGGCCCGACCACCCGCCGGTGCGTCCGCCCGCTCACCCCTCGGTCCATCCGCCGGTCCATCCGATGCCGATGCGGGCCGGGAGCCTCGGGCATGGCAGTCTTAGACCTGCGTAA
- the truB gene encoding tRNA pseudouridine(55) synthase TruB, with protein MTQHNRTPDGLVIVDKPSGFTSHDVVAKMRGIARTRRVGHAGTLDPMATGVLVLGVEKATKLLGHLALTEKEYLGTIRLGQDTVTDDAEGEITSSTDASRVTREAVDAEVAKLTGDIMQVPSKVSAIKIDGKRSYARVRGGEEFDIPARPVTVSSFRVYDMRDAVAEDGTPVVDLVVSVVCSSGTYIRALARDIGAGLGVGGHLTALRRTRVGPYKLDTARTLDQLQEELTVMPIADAAAAAFPRWDVDERRAKLLLNGVRLDMPAYDTAPVAVFGPEGRFLALVEEKNGKAKSLAVFG; from the coding sequence ATGACACAGCACAACAGGACGCCCGACGGGCTTGTCATCGTCGACAAGCCGTCGGGCTTCACTTCGCACGACGTCGTCGCCAAGATGCGCGGGATCGCCCGGACCCGCCGCGTCGGACACGCGGGGACGCTCGACCCGATGGCGACCGGCGTACTGGTCCTCGGCGTCGAGAAGGCCACCAAGCTCCTCGGTCACCTCGCACTGACCGAGAAGGAGTACCTCGGCACCATCCGCCTCGGCCAGGACACCGTCACCGACGACGCGGAGGGCGAGATCACCTCGTCCACCGACGCCTCCCGGGTCACCCGCGAAGCCGTCGACGCGGAGGTCGCCAAGCTCACCGGCGACATCATGCAGGTGCCGTCCAAGGTCAGCGCCATCAAGATCGACGGCAAGCGGTCGTACGCCCGCGTCCGGGGCGGCGAGGAGTTCGACATCCCGGCCCGCCCGGTGACCGTCTCCTCCTTCCGGGTGTACGACATGCGCGACGCCGTCGCGGAGGACGGCACCCCCGTCGTCGACCTCGTCGTCTCGGTCGTCTGCTCCTCCGGCACCTACATCCGCGCCCTCGCCCGCGACATCGGCGCCGGGCTGGGCGTCGGCGGCCACCTCACCGCGCTCCGGCGCACCCGCGTCGGCCCGTACAAACTGGACACCGCGCGGACGCTGGACCAGCTCCAGGAGGAGCTGACCGTCATGCCGATCGCCGACGCCGCCGCGGCGGCGTTCCCCCGCTGGGACGTCGACGAACGACGCGCCAAGCTCCTCCTGAACGGCGTACGCCTGGACATGCCCGCGTACGACACGGCCCCGGTCGCCGTCTTCGGCCCGGAGGGCCGGTTCCTGGCGCTGGTCGAGGAGAAGAACGGCAAGGCGAAGAGCCTGGCCGTCTTCGGCTGA
- a CDS encoding ABC transporter ATP-binding protein, with translation MSLLTIRDLHITYGAGPTAVPAVRGVDLTVDPGRKLGIAGESGCGKSTLALAMLRLLPATARLSGEILLDGEDVLTMKWGRLRAVRWAGASIVFQGAMHSLNAVHRVGDQIAEPLLVHRQASAAAARKRVGALLEQVGLPPSRASAYPHELSGGQRQRVMIAMALACDPRLIVADEPTTALDVMIQAQILRLLERLVTEQDISLVMISHDLAVLADTCDRLAVMYAGRIVEEGPARDVYDAARHPYGRALSAAFPRIGDPASRLAPRGLPGDPPDPAALPPGCTFHPRCPSALETCRSEDPPLVQAAPGHRAACVLTPGSPA, from the coding sequence TTGAGCCTCCTCACGATCAGGGACCTGCACATCACCTACGGCGCGGGACCCACCGCCGTCCCCGCCGTCCGCGGAGTGGACCTCACCGTCGACCCCGGCCGCAAGCTCGGCATCGCGGGTGAGTCGGGATGCGGCAAGTCGACACTCGCCCTGGCGATGCTCCGCCTGCTGCCCGCGACCGCCCGACTGAGCGGCGAGATCCTGCTGGACGGCGAGGACGTCCTGACCATGAAGTGGGGCCGGCTACGCGCCGTGCGGTGGGCGGGCGCGTCCATCGTGTTCCAGGGCGCCATGCACTCGCTCAACGCCGTGCACCGCGTCGGCGACCAGATCGCCGAGCCGCTCCTCGTCCACCGGCAGGCCTCAGCGGCCGCCGCCCGCAAACGGGTGGGTGCCCTGCTGGAACAGGTCGGGCTGCCCCCTTCCCGCGCCTCCGCCTACCCCCACGAGCTGTCCGGCGGCCAGCGCCAGCGCGTGATGATCGCGATGGCCCTGGCCTGCGACCCCCGGCTGATCGTGGCGGACGAACCGACGACCGCGCTCGACGTGATGATCCAGGCGCAGATCCTGCGGCTGCTGGAACGCCTCGTCACCGAGCAGGACATCAGCCTCGTCATGATCAGCCACGACCTCGCCGTCCTCGCCGACACGTGCGACCGCCTCGCGGTGATGTACGCCGGACGGATCGTCGAGGAGGGCCCGGCCCGTGACGTGTACGACGCGGCCCGGCACCCCTACGGGCGCGCCCTGTCCGCCGCCTTCCCCCGCATCGGCGACCCGGCCTCCCGGCTCGCCCCGCGCGGCCTGCCCGGCGACCCGCCCGACCCCGCCGCCCTGCCGCCCGGCTGTACGTTCCACCCGCGCTGCCCGTCCGCCCTGGAGACGTGCCGGTCCGAGGACCCGCCCCTCGTCCAGGCGGCCCCCGGGCACCGCGCCGCCTGCGTCCTGACGCCCGGGAGCCCCGCGTGA
- a CDS encoding DUF503 domain-containing protein, which yields MYVGTLSFDLLLGDVRSLKEKRSVVRPIVAELQRKFAVSVAETDSQNLHRRARIGLAVVSGDVGHLTDVLDRCERMVAGRPEVELLSVRRRMHTDED from the coding sequence ATGTACGTGGGGACCCTGTCCTTCGACCTGCTCCTCGGCGACGTACGGTCGCTGAAGGAGAAGCGCTCCGTCGTCCGCCCGATCGTCGCGGAACTCCAGCGGAAGTTCGCGGTGAGCGTGGCGGAGACCGACTCCCAGAACCTCCACCGGCGGGCCCGGATCGGTCTCGCGGTGGTGTCCGGGGACGTCGGGCACCTGACGGACGTGCTGGACCGGTGCGAGCGCATGGTCGCCGGCCGGCCCGAGGTGGAGCTGCTGTCGGTACGACGGCGCATGCACACCGATGAAGACTGA
- a CDS encoding bifunctional riboflavin kinase/FAD synthetase translates to MQRWRGLEDIPQDWGRSVVTIGSYDGVHRGHQLIIGRAVERARELGVPAVVVTFDPHPSEVVRPGSHPPLLAPHHRRAELMAGLGVDAVLVLPFTAEFSQLSPADFIVKVLVDKLHARAVIEGPNFRFGHKAAGNVDFLREMGGTYDYEVEVVDLYVRGEAGGGEPFSSTLTRRLVAEGDVEGAAEILGRPHRVEGVVVRGAQRGRELGYPTANVETLPHTAVPADGVYAGWLTAAGERMPAAISVGTNPQFDGTERTVEAYAIDRVGLDLYGLHVAVDFLAYVRGQEKFASIEALLEAIGADVKRCRDLTSGR, encoded by the coding sequence GTGCAGCGCTGGCGTGGCTTGGAGGACATCCCCCAGGACTGGGGGCGCAGCGTCGTCACCATCGGCTCCTACGACGGAGTCCACCGCGGACACCAGCTGATCATCGGCCGGGCCGTCGAACGCGCGCGCGAGCTGGGCGTACCTGCGGTCGTCGTCACCTTCGACCCGCACCCCTCGGAGGTCGTCCGCCCCGGCAGCCACCCGCCGCTGCTCGCCCCGCACCACCGGCGCGCCGAGCTGATGGCCGGCCTCGGCGTCGACGCCGTGCTCGTCCTGCCGTTCACGGCCGAGTTCTCGCAGCTGTCGCCCGCCGACTTCATCGTCAAGGTCCTCGTCGACAAGCTGCACGCCCGCGCCGTCATCGAAGGCCCGAACTTCCGCTTCGGCCACAAGGCGGCGGGCAACGTGGACTTCCTGCGCGAGATGGGCGGCACATACGACTACGAGGTCGAGGTCGTCGACCTGTACGTCCGCGGTGAAGCGGGCGGCGGCGAGCCCTTCTCGTCCACCCTGACCCGGCGGCTGGTCGCCGAGGGCGACGTCGAGGGCGCCGCCGAGATCCTCGGCCGGCCCCACCGCGTCGAGGGCGTCGTCGTCCGCGGCGCCCAGCGCGGTCGCGAGCTGGGCTACCCGACCGCGAACGTCGAGACCCTGCCGCACACGGCCGTCCCCGCGGACGGTGTGTACGCCGGCTGGCTCACGGCGGCGGGCGAGCGCATGCCGGCCGCGATCTCCGTCGGTACGAACCCGCAGTTCGACGGCACGGAGCGGACCGTCGAGGCCTACGCCATCGACCGCGTCGGCCTCGACCTGTACGGGCTGCACGTCGCGGTCGACTTCCTGGCGTACGTACGGGGCCAGGAGAAGTTCGCGTCGATCGAAGCGCTGCTGGAAGCGATCGGCGCGGACGTCAAGCGCTGCCGCGACCTCACCTCCGGCCGGTAG
- a CDS encoding ABC transporter permease, translating to MTSTPRTSLSWARRRESAARFWRQYRRQRAGLYGLGALALIALAALAAPLLVGGDVQSVTDAPGTALESPSTRFPLGTDQFGRPLLGLLVWGARISLTVGLLAAALSVAIGTLIGVLAGHYGGWFSTVVMRVTDWFLVMPSLVLAIVLATVMSRSMWTVILAIGIASWPTTARLVRAQTIAVESRPYIERATALGGGHGHVMRRHVLPNVMPLVLSQTTLCISTAILTEATLAFLGLGDPTVVSWGGMLQDAREAGAVSSGHWWYLAPPGIAIAVVALAFTLCGRAIESVLNPRLGVGR from the coding sequence ATGACCTCCACACCGCGCACCTCCCTCTCCTGGGCCCGGCGACGGGAGTCGGCCGCCCGCTTCTGGCGCCAGTACCGCCGGCAGCGCGCCGGGCTGTACGGACTCGGCGCCCTCGCCCTCATCGCACTGGCCGCGCTCGCCGCGCCCCTCCTGGTCGGCGGGGACGTGCAGAGCGTGACCGACGCGCCCGGCACGGCGCTGGAGTCACCGAGCACCCGATTCCCGCTCGGCACCGACCAGTTCGGGCGCCCCCTGCTGGGCCTCCTCGTCTGGGGCGCCCGCATCTCCCTCACCGTGGGACTGCTCGCGGCGGCGCTCTCCGTCGCCATCGGCACCCTGATCGGCGTCCTCGCCGGCCACTACGGCGGCTGGTTCTCGACGGTCGTCATGCGCGTCACCGACTGGTTCCTGGTGATGCCGTCGCTCGTGCTGGCGATCGTGCTGGCCACCGTCATGTCGCGGAGCATGTGGACGGTGATCCTGGCCATCGGCATCGCCAGCTGGCCCACCACCGCGCGCCTGGTCCGCGCCCAGACGATCGCGGTGGAGTCCCGCCCGTACATCGAGCGCGCCACGGCGCTCGGCGGCGGCCACGGGCACGTCATGCGCCGCCACGTCCTGCCCAACGTCATGCCGCTGGTCCTGTCGCAGACCACCCTGTGCATCTCCACGGCGATCCTCACCGAGGCCACCCTCGCGTTCCTCGGCCTGGGCGACCCCACGGTCGTCTCCTGGGGCGGCATGCTCCAGGACGCGCGCGAGGCGGGCGCCGTCTCCTCCGGGCACTGGTGGTACCTGGCCCCGCCCGGGATCGCGATCGCGGTGGTCGCCCTCGCCTTCACCCTGTGCGGGCGGGCGATCGAGTCCGTGCTCAACCCGAGGCTGGGGGTGGGGCGTTGA